In Zunongwangia sp. HGR-M22, the sequence ACCGCGAAACTTATAAAATTCATCACCCCAAAGGCAAAAAGTCCAATTTCGATTATCGTTTAGCTACTGCAGACCGTTTGGGCAGAGCAGGGATTCATAAAATAGGAATCGGTGCCTTATTTGGTTTAGAAGATTGGCGAGCCGATAGTTTTTTTACCGCGCTTCATCTTAAATACCTTCAGAAAACCTATTGGAAAACGAAATATTCTATTTCTTTCCCAAGATTGCGGCCGTTTAGCGGTGGTTTAGAACCTAAAGTTGAAATGACCGATCCTGACTTATTACAGGTGATTTGCGCCTATCGAATTTTAGATGAAGACGTAGAATTATCGATTTCTACGCGAGAGCAAGAGAAATTCCGCGATCATATTGCGCATTTAGGAATCACCTCGATGAGTGCTGAATCGAAAACCAATCCCGGTGGTTATGTAGTCGAACCACAATCTTTAGAACAGTTCGAAATTTCAGATGAGCGCAGTACCGAAGTGATAGCTGAAATGTTACTTAAAAACGGAATAGAACCCGTTTGGAAAGATTGGGAGAAGTTTTGAGAGGTTAGAATTGAGAAGAAAGATATGCGACATGAGAATTTAGAGTGGAGATTGGAATGAATTCAGCATTCAAAATTCAAAATTTTTTAGGCTGCTTACTATGATCATATTATCGCACTAGCACATTATCAAATTAAAATATTTTCAAACTTCGTATTTAAAAATAGCTTAATTTTACACGGTTTTTATTTTTTCAAAATTGACAGAAGAACTTTTTGAGCAGCTAGATTTCAAGTTAAATCAGCAGTACGAGACAATAATTGATGATTTGCTGGAAAAGCAATATTGTATAGTGGACGATTTTTTTGAAAATGAAGAAATTAGCCGCTTAAGAGGAGCTTTAATATCCCAATATCAGGAAGATCAATTCAAAAAATCGGCTATTGGAAATCGCACCAACGAGCTTGTTGAAAAAGCCATTCGTGGTGATTTTATTTTATGGATGAACGAAGCTGAAGCCGGCGAAACCGAAAAGATTTTCTTCAATAAAATCAATAATCTTGTCCATTACCTAAATAGGACTTGTTTTATGGGGATTTTGCACAAAGAATTTCATTATGCGGTGTACCCAAAAGGCACGTTTTACAAGCGACATTTAGATACATTTCAAAACGATTCTCGTCGTAAATTGTCGATTGTAAGCTATTTAAACGATGATAGCTGGGAAAATACAAACGGTGGCGAGCTGGTGATTTATAAGAAAGACGGTAACGAGGAAGTTATTTACCCATTGCCGGGCAGAGTGGTGATTTTCGAGAGTCAGATTTTAGAACACGAAGTAAAAGAAGTCAAAAACTCTGAGCGTTTAAGCATTACCGGTTGGCTTAAAACCCGTTAATTTTTACCGAATTTCAATAATTTAGGCGTTGCCTGCGGCCGGGCTTTTCGTTTCAATCTTTTGCTCGCAAACTCGCAAAAGGATTTTCACTGCAATCCCTAACGCAACACTAATCTTTAGCGCTAACTTATTTTTTAAAC encodes:
- a CDS encoding 2OG-Fe(II) oxygenase, producing the protein MTEELFEQLDFKLNQQYETIIDDLLEKQYCIVDDFFENEEISRLRGALISQYQEDQFKKSAIGNRTNELVEKAIRGDFILWMNEAEAGETEKIFFNKINNLVHYLNRTCFMGILHKEFHYAVYPKGTFYKRHLDTFQNDSRRKLSIVSYLNDDSWENTNGGELVIYKKDGNEEVIYPLPGRVVIFESQILEHEVKEVKNSERLSITGWLKTR